The stretch of DNA acaatacacaatgtATATATTGTGTATCTATCGTTTGCCTTTAATGCAGCTTCCATTCTTTTTGGATGACTTACTTTGATTGAAGCTTTAGGAATAtttttccacacctccaaagttctGTCTAAGATATATCATAACCTTCTTTTTCACAAGTGTGTCTTTACATACAGCACAGAGGCAGCTTAAACAGAACTTTTAGTGCAATAACCAAGTGTGTGCATTGATCTTTTCCATTTTCAAGTAAATGGTCTAAGAATAGAAAattatatacacaatatatgTAGCTAATgttgtatttaatattaatcatGACTGGTTCTCCCCTCTCCTTTGTTGCAAACAGCCTTATGGATGGCATTTGCATGCTCAGCCCAGGACTAAAAGGAAGTTACTTCAGTCTACCAGCTCGGGGCCATACTCTCCTCTGAATGTAGCTTACAATGGCAAAATATGCATTCTATTCAAGGCCAAGAGGCTGGCCATTCGCTACAGAAACAACACCTTCCTGGACCTCACTGAGAGGGTGTTTGGACCCAATGCCCCAGTAGACACAAAAGGCTCTGTGTGCACTAAAGAGAAAGCCACGTATGTTATACATCTTATTCTATAACTTAGAAGGTAGCTTTGCATTTATTGATGCAGATGATTTGTTAGtttatatagatagatagatagatagatagatagatagataggatgggccatttatatggatacaccttaataaaatgggaatagcTTGTAAAGCAGTAGGACTCTTAAGGTAGAATGTAACAATAAATGTCACATTCAAAAAAAGCGTGTTTGTGTATAATGCCAAaagggtgtatatatatatatatacacacacacagagggtgggccatttatatggatataccttaataataatatatatattattattaaggtgtatatatatttatatggatacaccttaataataatatatatatatatattataacaataaataatgggtggtgatattaacttcctgtttgtggcacattcgtatatgggaggggggaaacttttcaagatgggtggtgaccatggcggccattttggatcagacttttgttttttcaatgggaagatgGAAAATGGTTTAattacggatactggaagcctgtgctagcatttctcctgcgttGTTGTTATCAGTGTATgaagtgggagaagagggttgcattgacaatccaacacaatgggcagcactttgaacacattttataagtggtcagacaCTTGTAagtaactcatgaaagaataaagttacgttaaaccaagcacaccattgtttttcttgtgaaattcccaataaatttgatgtgtcacatgaccctcttcccatcgaaaaaacaaaagttggattcaaaatggccaaattcaaaatggacaccatggtcaccacccattcccattttattaaggtgtatccatataaatggcccaccctgtgtgtgtgtctatatatatatatatatatatatatatatatatatatatatacacccctTTGgcattttatacacacacacacttttttttatttatttcatttattgttaCATTCTACCTTAAGAGTCCTACTGCTTTACAAGCTAATAATAAAGGTTCCGAAATGGGTGTATGATTTTAGAAAGAACTTTTCAGTGCAATTCATATTGTGTGATCATACTTTCCAGTCTTTCTCTACGCTTGGGAGATGTTGAGGACATCAAGGGACTTGTCATCAGGTGAATGTACTTTTTCAACTCATACCACCTCttatacacccccccccccacacccatCAAGGCCAAAAGTTTATTCTTAAAGAACAACCACTGATATACAATCATTCCTGTTTTTCATCACCACCACTGACCTGTCTTTCCCACAGGCTCCAGATGTCCAACACGTTCTATGAGTCGGCAGGTCAGAACTGGTTCACTCTGGACAGCGTTCATATCCACTACAACTGGACTCATGAAGCTACATTCAATGCCACTGAGGTTTACGCCCCTGCCACCTATTCTTACCACTGCCAACATGTCAGCAGCTTACAGAAATACGACACCCTGCTGGTGCCCAGCTCACACACCGACAGCTCTGCAAACTGGCACATCACTTTTACTGACTTCCAGGTAGACACTGCACACACTCTGGTTTACAGTACATTAGAGTGTAGTGGTGGGGAttcaatttcattcatttttagaatattcattcattcattcattcattcattatctgtaaccacttatccaattcagggtcgcggtgggtccagagcccacccggaatcattgggcgcaaggtgggaacacaccctggagggggcatttTTAGAATATTACATAGTCTAATATAATCAAGTACaaggtgtttttcttttcaggaAAGTCCATTTTAATAGTcaggtatttatttaataaatgataTGTGTGCTCCATGATTATTGGCATGCATATTGAGTCCAAAGAACCCCAAAAAATCTAATCAAATGCattatatcaaatatatttttgtaaaacgggcatatatatgaaatatattggcaGTTTTGTATCAGTTTCTGCAAACTTTTGCCTTTGAATATAGGTCACAGTCCTGCTGGAAGATCCATACTTTCCACAGCTTTAGATTTCTGCCAAAAACACTCATCTTACCATAGCTCTATAGTGTCTACAGAACTCTGTGTCTGGATTAAactgtaacactttacaataaaggTGCATTAATTAACGGTACTTAAGACAGTTCCAATAACTACTAAACAATTAAGTAAAATcataattaatcattaaataatgagagaaacaaaaacaaacattattttaggatttttttaaaatcctaAAAAAATGCTAGTTAATGCTTTTCTTGTTTCttatcattatttaatgattaattgtgatattaCCTATGCATTTAGTTGAGCTTATTACTGTCTTAAGTATCATGAATTATttacccttattgtaaagtaTTACTGATGGAAAAAAAGGCTTTACCTGACGTTTGGAGAAATGTTTAATCTCTCaccattttcttcattttttgcaattttgaatatatttaattatttgtacaATGGGAAATATCttgaatgtgtttaaatggAGAAGAGGTTGCATTTTGTCCCTGCATGGACCTAAAAGTTCTGTTTCCTCTTCAGATTCAGGCTTTCAATGTGCAGTCCAACAAGTTTGCCTCAGCCAGTGACTGTGCCACCTTCTTCACACCAGCAATTCTGATGGGACTGATCACATCTCTGATTCTACTGCTGGTGCTGGCATATGCCCTGCACATGGTGGTACATCTCAAGCACATTGACCGTTACGAGGAGCACAAGACCACCGTCTATTTTCCACGCACTCCTGAGGCAGAACTGCCAGACAAGAACAGTCTGTAGGTGTCAAGGGGTAGTGCCACCTATGGCCCATTAATGGACCTGCAAAGAAACAGGGAGGACTAATGGACAGGGGATTGCCTCTTCTGATTCTGGATAACAGCATGGTGCTCTTGGTCTGACTCCTGCCTGGCACTAAATCTCATGACTGGTGTCTAGTTTTAAGGAAGGAGCTGCAGTGATCTGCTGAATGATGAGTTTAATTTCAGGCTGGAGCCAAAAAAACCCTGGACACACCTCGCTtctccaggaccaggactgGGAAGCCTACAAAGAAGGCGCATTAAACTGTGAAATGGAGTTCCCATAGATAAAGAAGGTGCATTCAACTGTGAAATGGCCTTTCAATGGACCTCAGCTAGAGCAGACTTCACAAGCACTCAAATGGCTGGAAACAAGGTTATAGATGCACTGTATGAATATCCAAGAGATATGTGAAC from Hoplias malabaricus isolate fHopMal1 chromosome 5, fHopMal1.hap1, whole genome shotgun sequence encodes:
- the atp6ap1lb gene encoding ATPase H+ transporting accessory protein 1 like b, producing MAERRLCALFSFLLFALVQPSSPYNQVPAILKRSSEVPPYPPIRIRSDGVGVESPSASHEESYSPAAENPLRRILQPYGWHLHAQPRTKRKLLQSTSSGPYSPLNVAYNGKICILFKAKRLAIRYRNNTFLDLTERVFGPNAPVDTKGSVCTKEKATLSLRLGDVEDIKGLVIRLQMSNTFYESAGQNWFTLDSVHIHYNWTHEATFNATEVYAPATYSYHCQHVSSLQKYDTLLVPSSHTDSSANWHITFTDFQIQAFNVQSNKFASASDCATFFTPAILMGLITSLILLLVLAYALHMVVHLKHIDRYEEHKTTVYFPRTPEAELPDKNSL